Genomic DNA from Halobacteriovorax sp. DA5:
ACTGAATAACTCACTAGGCACCCCCTGCGTGGTAGGAAGTGCCATCACAAAGATCAGCAATATGAAATTGGATGAGTTCGGTAAGCGTAAATATATTTTCAGCTTTAAGCCGCTCAAAAATACCTTCATTTTTCCAATGCCTGAAGTAATCATTGAGAGCGGTTTTTGATCCAAACTCTTTGGGAACCGATTTCCATGGGAGTTTGTTGGCGCGGACAAAAAGAATGCCTTCAAATACCTTTTTTGGTTCCAGCCGGGGCCGTCCCCCTTTGGATGAGTTTTCATATTTAGGTAGGATTGAGGATAGACGAGTCCATTGCTCGTCACTGAGGGTGATGTGCTGCATGTGATTGTCCTTTGGATTTTAAAAATAAGAAGAGGACGAATTGATCCGTCCGAAAATTAAAAGCGATTAAATGGTGGGAATGAAATTAGCTGTAGAGATGGCGCTTGATGAAGGCCAGAGCATTAATGCAATTTTTGAAGGCGTTAGGATCGAGGTTTGTATAGAGGTCATCGAAATGAATCCCGCCATAAGTTCCCCAAATATCCATGGCAATTAAAAGAAGGGTTTGCTCACCAGAGCTAAAGCATTTCATCTCTTCCTTTAGTGTTTCGGAACTGGCTGCCAGTCTGGATTTCGTCGGGTGAAAAAGAAAACGAATCAGTCGCATATCTTTCCCAAGAAGAATAGATATTGCCTGAAGACGTTTTACATCGTCGTTTGATGGTTCTTTCCATTTGAGCATGAATTTTCTCCTTCGCTTAAATTTAAGCTACAGCATCCGAATACCTAAAAAGGTAGTCGTGACTCATTGAGATTGAGTTTTTAAAAGTGTGACTGGAACCGGATGGCACCAGCCACAATTTGAACAAATTGGTTTTGCTTTTTTAAAAAAGCACCATGTGGCAAACGGTGCCCAAAACACGAGCCAGAATGGCCCAACGAAAAAGGGAAATATGCCAAGAAAACAAATCCACTTTTCAATTGTTTTTGTTTTCTTGCTTGGGAGTCCACGATGGCCACATTGGGAGCAGTGATAATTCATGGCTAGGCCCCCTTTTTTACGTCTGTAATATCAGAGTGAGAAGGACGCCAAGTCCAAGATTTATCAAGGGTTTGGATTTCATTCTTATTTGTGATTGCCAATTTGGATTGCTCTTTCTTGATCTTTTTTTCATTTACTTCAATCTTGGGTCTGAACTCATTTGAATCAAAAGAATGACAACATATTGTCACCATTCCATCTGTAGTTTGATGAACCCACCAGCCCGAAGGGTCCTCGATAATTCCAAGAGCAAAATTGATAGGGTCCGAAATTTCACCTTTTCCAAAGTCCTGATAAGTGTCATCCAAGTGGCGATACTTGCAGCGTAGGCTTTCATACTGTCCATTTACTATGGCCCTGATTGCATGGGGTATGGTCCACTTTTTGGGTTGCTGCTTTAATGGCCTAATCATAGAGAGGTCGAGTGGCATCAACCTTTTTGATTCAACCTCTCTCAGATAATAGTTGAAATTGTCAGACCCAAAATAACTTGCTGGGGACTCTTTAGCTGTCGTTAGCTCGAAAAGCTTTTCAAGGTCTTTTCCTAACAGTTCATTAAAACAGGCCAAAGGCGGTGCCGAATATTTGGCGTTGACCGATAATTCGGAACAAGTGGCCCCTCGTACTCCTGCGTTAGTCATATCGGTAATATGGAAGTTTTCCCCGCCTCCCCAAATTTTGACGCGATAGAATCTCTCTCCATGCTTAAAATATTGACGCTCTCGGTTGTTAAAGTCTAGTTTCTCTTGAATTTTTACTCTTAAATTGTTCATAAATAATTCCTTGGTTTGTGTTTGTTCACGCTTTATTAATCGGTGACTATAAAGAATTATATAGTATATTTATACCACATTATAAAACCAAGGGATACCAAAACCCACAATTTATAGTATTTTTTTACTAGAAATTAGGGTTAAAATGTCCCATAATCTGATTATGTTAATAAGCCGGAAAAATGCCCTCAAAGCAGTAAGAGAAGAAACCAAGAAAAAGTTTTCCATACGGGTCAGTGAAAACGATTTAGCAAGTTTTGCTTTGGCCTGTAAGTTAGACGGTGAAAAGAACTATTCGCCAGTTCTTGAAAATCTCCTGATTCAATTTTTGGAGAAGGCCGATAAAGGAAAAATTAAAGACCTACCGATACCAAAGCGGGAAGATAGAAAAACAAGCAG
This window encodes:
- a CDS encoding transposase, with product MQHITLSDEQWTRLSSILPKYENSSKGGRPRLEPKKVFEGILFVRANKLPWKSVPKEFGSKTALNDYFRHWKNEGIFERLKAENIFTLTELIQFHIADLCDGTSYHAGGA